GACGATGGGCTCCATTACACGCAACAAAGACGTACGGTCTAAGAGGGAATCACCATCAATGGAACAAAAATAAGGGTACTTTGAAACATTAATGCCAGCATTTAAAGCATCTGCTTTTCCTCCATTGACTTTCTCAATGAATAATAAGTTGGGGTGTATTTCTGACTGATACACACCTAAAATTGGTTCGCATTTTATTTGAACACGGATGGATTTAGGAACTTCTCTCATTTGAAATAATTCTATCATTGTTTCCTTTGTTCCATCTGTCGACCCATCATCAATGACAATGATTTCGTATTGTGGATACGTTAAAGCTAAAAGAGAGTGTACACTGTTTACAACACCAATTTCTTCATTATATGCGGGGACAAGTACAGATACAGGTTTTGAGTATATGTAAGCTAAGTTTTTATTATCAACGACATATTTATCTAAGTGAACTTCTTTTTTTATACGAAAAATCGCAATGATTAACATTAAACCATACACAAGAATAACGACGATCATATAGAAAAGTATGATGTAAGCAAAAAATTTAAAAAGCGCTGAACTAATCATATACAATGTCATACGAGCGCCTCTCTTCCAAGTACGTCTTTGACCATATGTTTCGCATACTCATCTTCACTCGTCGACATAAATTGTTTCAACCGTTGAATACCGTCACGAGTTTCTTTTAATGATGATGCCGCTTGAGACCTTACTTCCCAAGAAGAATCTTCCAATAGTTCTGTTAACAACTCTAAAGTATGCTCCTCTGAAAGGTGTACAAGTAATTTGGCCGCCATTAATCGTTCAACCCAATTTCCCGAGTGAACAAAAGGTTTATAGCGTTCAACAGAAGAAGGATAACCTATATTGGCAATGGCTTTTAATGACCTTACTCGAATCTCAACATCTTCATCATCTAATAAGCCTTCCAAAAACGAAATATGTTGAAGATAATGTTGAACACCAAGTAAATCGATAAACACATACTGAAAATTTTGTGGTAGATCATTAAATCGTTTTAATAAAGTAGTGATTTGCGCAGTCTGCAACTCTATAAGTAAGTAACGATATTCATGTTCACCTAAGCGAAAGTTTGGATGAAGTAAATAGTGAACAAACCTTTTCTGATCAAACAATGAAATGACCTTATACATTAGTAAATATTGCTCTGGCGTGTATTTGATTTTTCTTTCCAGTGATTGATATACGTCGTTTAAGAGGAATTTCATTTGAAAATCCATTATTTTATGCAAGGCGTTTATATGAACACTCCGCCTACGGCTTCTTAATCGCTTTCGATAATAATCTTCTAAATAGGTATTTGTAAATTGGATAATTCGCTTCGTTACATCCTCACTAGCAATATTGTGCGCATAGCGAGTGAGTACAAGATCTGCAGCATCTCGTTCGAACTCATTATTTGGCAGAAGTGTTGCTGGTACCGATTTTCCTTCAATGAGATATTCATACCATTGACCTTCTCTTTGCAAAATATGCTCATGTAACCGTCTTTTATATCGACTTTCTAAATAATGACGCATGATCAAATAGAGGAGGGTGACTAGCAACATAACAATTAAGATGATAATCGTAATAATAATCCCATATATGATAGGTTCTATTGTAATCGCAACCTTTTTAATACTTTTTTCACTTTAGCTTCAAACAAACGAACGTTAAATGGTTTTTCGATAATTTCATCTACCCCGTTTTCATAAATATAAATAAGATCTTCCTCTGTTTTACGTTTGGACATCATAAAAATAATATATTTTTGATGATTTGGCATCTGCCTCAACTCATGTAAAACTTCAATTCCATTTTTTTAGGTAAAATATCATTCATAATGACAAGATGTTCATGACTCGATCGATACCAATCCGATTGCAAATACTCATACCCATCTTGAAAAGACCGAATCATTAAATTTGCGCCTTGAATGACACAACGTTCTAAGAGGTTTCGTAAAATAGACGAGATCATTGCATCTTCTTCTATAATACTCACTTTTACATCTTGTGCATCTCGTTCTTTAAAAGTTTGAATGTACTCTGTTTGACAAGGTTCTAACATCATTGAGTTCTTTAGAGCACTTTCTCCTCCAGTTAATATCTCATCTAATTCATATTGATGACTTGCGATTTCTGCAACACCCGTAGCAAGACCATAGAGCGGGTCTGAATCTTCATTTATCCCTAAAGTATCAAGTTGTTGGACAATCCTCTTTAAAAAGAAACTTGCCTCTTTTTCTCCTGAATTTGTCAATAAAACGAGCCACTGATTTTCTTCTGGAAAATCAAAAACTAAATCAGATTCCCTCATTTGCTCTACTAAAAAACCACTAAACTGTTTAGCTATGTCTTGTTCAGTAATAGCATTCAGTTCTACTTGTTCATAAATTTTACTACTCGGGTGAATTGCTAAAAAAACAAATGAAAATGTCGCTTTAGACCGAACATTATTTGCTAATTGAAGTTTAAAAATTGTGTTTAATAGAGAAACGTCAAGCATCTGATTTTCTTTACTATTTTTTATAAAAGCAATCGATGTGTGTTGCATCTACGTCACCAACTTTCGTTATACACGTCTATACGTCCAACAATTCCTAATGTAACAAATATATGAAATGGAGCAAGGACTCAACACCAACTGCTTGAGGCTCTTCTATTTGCAATCAAAAGTCTTCAATATACTCATGTACATAGTCTACTAAATCAACTTCTGTCATAATGTAATGTAACCCATTATCTTTTTCTAATGCAGCAAATAGTTCTTCCTCGTAGGCTTCTTGCATTGAGATCAATGTGAAAGGAATGTCATGTTGGGCTGATAATTCCTTCAACTTCTGAATTTGTTGTTCATCAGATGTACTCATTGAATAGACAAAAATTAAGTGTGCAACACCATTCGCTTGAGCAAAGGATTGAAACTCTTCTTCAACTAATTTTGGCCCAATGATAATGTTACGATCATAAGGGATTGTTGAGCCATTTGCTAATGTAAAGTTAAAAGCCTCACCATGATCCATGGAACCGTATAAAATGCCTGTTGCTATTTTTTCTAATTTGTTCATCATCCCCTCATCGTTCACAACAAAATACGTTAGTTGCTGCTGCTCTTTTGTATTGGCAATAATACTGTACAATTCATTGACTGAGGGGGTATTGACGTTAATAAATTGTTCAATTCCTTTTGAAGCAAGCACTTGTTTATCATGTGCAGTTGGTGAATAGCCAATGATCGCTTTTTGGCCAATTTGCCGATAAGCACCACTTTCAAGCTCTAAATCAGATAGACTCCCTAATGTTTTATCCCAACTTAAATAAGCTTCAAGCATTTCCATCGGTGTTGGTGTAATAAAATCATGAACATATACTTTATGTTCGACACTTTTAATATAGTTTGCTACTTTTTTAATTTCATTAATGGTGACTTCCTCACTGATTGGCATTGAAGTAAATTTTATATTCAATTCTTCTGTCTGTGCCTTCTCTTTTTCAAGCCAATCACTTCTAGAGGGTGCCATTAAAGAAATCGATTCTTTTACTTGAGAACGTTTTACTCTTGTAAACCACTCTTCATCTGTCGGAAATGGCCCGACAATCGCTGAATGCTCGGGTAACTGATAAACGTTACCTCTTTCCATATAACCTGGTAATAAAAACTTCAATTCGTATTGGTCTCCGACGACTTCTCCAACAGCCTGTTTCACGATATCTACACGATGCTTCCCTAAATAACAATGGACATAATACCTTTTGTCTTCATTTTCCTCTACCAATTTTTTTATTTGTTCAATTGAGTGGGTATTATCCCCTACCCATGGCAGCATGGGAAAAGAGTGAACCGGCATACCGGCTTTTTCTCCACTTGTTTTTTCCTTTTCTAATAAAGGGTTCTCTATTGGTACAAGTGGGCTAAGTAAAGTAATGACTCCGTCGTATCCTTCTTCTTTTAATCTCTCAAAATCGTCGCCTTCGGGGTAAGGGCCAAACGTAATCCGTTCCCCTTCTTCCACTTCTCCTTGTGACGCTTGGACAATAGCCGTACCAGTGTTTAAGAAATAATACATTGCAAAAGCGCAAAGAAATACTGTCGCACCAGCAAGTGCCCAAGCTGTTTTCCACTTTCTTTTTTTGACAATGAAAAAATAATAGACAAAAGAAGCAATAAAACCGAAGACAACCCAACCTATCACATAATATTTCATCACATTGTCGATTCTAAATTGAGACCAATTTTGATTCTCATAGGTTTGCTCAATGGGTACAACAACATATAAAAGGAAAAAGATACCGCCTCCGACACCTAGTGTACTTAAAAAGGTAAACCATAAGAAGAATTTTAAAAAAGAGTAGTTTTTTTGTTGATTATCCAATTTGTTCATCCTTTTTTTCTTTTACAATTGTGTCAATAATTTCATTCATCATCGGTACATATGTCCACCAATAGAATTGGTTATATCCATTCGCAAAAAACTTCAAAACATCGTTTAAACCAGCCCATTTGGTCAATGCTTTATTTGGATAATCTGCATAATCTCCCGCAAAATAGTACGTATTTTCATGTTCTTGATAAACAATGGCAGGAAAAGTCGAGGGAATACTGTTCTCTTTCAGTAAAGCTTTACCTTTCTCAGATATATTCAAGGAGTAATTTGCTAATATGGCACTACCTTCATTAGGCTGAACAATGTCAAACCAATACATATAGTAAGAATCCTCTGCTTTTGGAAATTTTTCTTGGCCTTTTTCATTGAATTCAAATGTTACTTTTCCGTCGTGTTCTTTATCATTCAACACAACGACCCGATCGGATGTATGCACAAAAGCAATCCCTTCTCCCGCAAACGTCCAATTATCATCATATTGCTTTTCATAATTTGCTATCAACCAAGGTGGCACTTCATCGCTACTTAAATCAATAAAATAACGCCCAGTCCACCCATTCCATTGAACACCTAAGTTTTTTTGCATAATGTCACTCGTTACTTCTTCAGTAGGCGTAGCAAATGAATTGAATTCTGCAATTAAAGTGGTATTCTCCGCTTTATGCCCAATGATCATATTCCACTCCGTTAAATCCACACCGCCATAAATATAACTTGAACGCTGTCCGTCAGGTTTTTCTTCTAAATCATTTTGATACACACCATATGTATCGGTTATGTAAATCAAGTCTAGATTGGATTCAGGAAGTTTATGAGATTCTTCTTGGTCGTATGGGTCATAGCCAAAGTAATCACGGCCTAAGTCATAATTTTGTCCTCTGAAAGAACCACTGTCGTGGATAATTTTTTTGTTTTCTAGAATCATAAACAGTCCATTATGTTCACGATAATCTGTTTTTGGAACAGTTTTATCAACGACAAATATATCTAAGGGGGTCTCTTCTTTAACCATCCATATGATTCTTGGTAAAAAGATAATAAACAGAATAGCGAATATTACAAATAAGCGCTTCACATCATTCACTCCTGAACGTTCAATAAACCTAATGTTTTTTTAACAAAATTATTTAAATTAATAAAAATTTTAGTGTTCATTGACTAGATCTCTTAATAAAATAAAGAATAATGATAACAACCTAATGTCATGACTATTATAACACAAGGTGAGTCTTTTGACTTATATTTAGTTGAATCAATTGAGTTAATTAATGTTAACATTCCGGTATGACAACTTCTTTTTCAGTGGAAAAATATTGGTTGCATCAATCGGTCGCGTTCCCAAACAAAACCGATTCGCAAGTAATGATATTATTACTTCCTTATTTAGTTCTCGAGTTCCAATTTGGTGATTTAAAAAACTGCCCCCATTGGTCAACATGTCTAACCAACAGGGATGGACTGTTCGGATGTGATAGTATGTTAGCCTTGGTTTATGAATTTGGTGGTTTATCTGGTAAAAGAACAAGACCAAGGGCATGATGGTCAGTTTCATAAAATGATTTTTGGACGAAACGAGGTTCCCCCCGTCCATCAAGTACTTGAATTTTTGTAAACGTCCGATT
The sequence above is drawn from the Litoribacterium kuwaitense genome and encodes:
- a CDS encoding HEAT repeat domain-containing protein; this encodes MQREGQWYEYLIEGKSVPATLLPNNEFERDAADLVLTRYAHNIASEDVTKRIIQFTNTYLEDYYRKRLRSRRRSVHINALHKIMDFQMKFLLNDVYQSLERKIKYTPEQYLLMYKVISLFDQKRFVHYLLHPNFRLGEHEYRYLLIELQTAQITTLLKRFNDLPQNFQYVFIDLLGVQHYLQHISFLEGLLDDEDVEIRVRSLKAIANIGYPSSVERYKPFVHSGNWVERLMAAKLLVHLSEEHTLELLTELLEDSSWEVRSQAASSLKETRDGIQRLKQFMSTSEDEYAKHMVKDVLGREALV